A genomic region of Stegostoma tigrinum isolate sSteTig4 chromosome 15, sSteTig4.hap1, whole genome shotgun sequence contains the following coding sequences:
- the fundc2 gene encoding FUN14 domain-containing protein 2, with protein MEEAKDKTNDNGQFEVLDLAEYAKRQRWWNRFFGRNSGPIAEKYTVATQLMIGGASGWCAGFLFQKVGKLAATAVGGGFFLLQIANHTGYITIDWKRVERDVNKAKKQLKIGKSKVAPEVHGAIDEVTVFVKKNIVLTGGFVGGFLLGLAS; from the exons ATGGAGGAGGCGAAAG ACAAAACCAATGATAATGGCCAGTTTGAGGTGTTGGATTTAGCTGAGTATGCCAAACGACAAAGATGGTGGAATCGATTCTTTGGAAGAAATTCTGGACCAATTGCTGAAAAATACACGGTAGCAACACAGCTGATGATTGGAGGAGCCAGCGGGTG GTGTGCAGGGTTCCTGTTTCAGAAGGTTGGAAAATTAGCAGCAACAGCAGTTGGTGGAGGTTTCTTTCTGCTTCAG attgccAATCATACAGGATATATCACTATTGACTGGAAACGAGTGGAAAGGGATGTAAATAAGGCAAAGAAACAATTGAAAATTGGCAAGAGTAAGGTTGCTCCAGAAGTACATGGTGCAATTGATGAG GTGACTGTGTTTGTGAAGAAGAACATTGTCCTTACTGGGGGTTTTGTTGGTGGATTCCTACTTGGACTTGCTTCATGA